The following proteins are encoded in a genomic region of Bernardetia sp. MNP-M8:
- a CDS encoding T9SS type A sorting domain-containing protein, which yields MKYSIIFFLICFCSFIFQVKAQSLIGSNTQSVPNQTATINYTLIADDVKGGQMAIDFDENKLSFLNVTSTLDGFRYRIASNKITLLWITTTASDFESETVISIDFQVKPSVGTGNRIDLPFSVSPVTSLVQSDNSRVTPSLTEAYIEIITPTDIQNQTTLSLYNSLQTAIDEANPSDILKIVTYRNYDENIVIDKNLTFTSDANAYNQIEINQIKINNGNKLTIIGKMSVSELVHLEATGQMDVEENTEFALRSNSEKTAMVINESETNTIQGKIVMERYLPTPSTIPNSNNVGFDGTSYRLISSPFSDATIAQFEPFMNLVLNTNYNTATEPAYVRPYPTFFQYDETNAGKKTSQFYGNFISNYKVPSNNSATTLEVGKGYQVNIANSQTLKFKGSFNNGIQTLTITNSGGTEMIALNKDGFNLVGNPFPSPLDWEKVISNAGNSNISNTIYYDIPTSQYEGTFAYYVAGTGVSINGGTKDIAIGQGFFVQATAPIGTLELKNEDRPTTFQDARFFKVAQQKNLKEGLIKLSISKGGKTDETAIYFIKGATQNFDSKYDAIKIHKANSNFSTLYSYDNKDKDFAINGLDFFDENITIPLAINVVEAGEHTISVEEIKYFHSLSELYLYDSLTQTLHDLKQNKEYEFVTEKANNAKRFTLLFKKPSNSDFYEIDKLSIYPNPSQEFVSFSIQNKNGGKQVISLYNTLGFIVYQEVFDKKERLLEGKIDLTKFPKGMYIIELKSNNQCITKKIIRI from the coding sequence ATGAAATATTCAATTATCTTTTTTCTTATTTGTTTCTGCTCATTTATTTTTCAAGTAAAAGCACAAAGCTTGATAGGCTCAAATACGCAAAGTGTTCCAAATCAAACTGCTACAATAAATTATACTTTAATAGCAGATGATGTAAAAGGTGGACAAATGGCTATTGATTTTGATGAAAATAAGCTGTCTTTCCTTAATGTAACTTCTACCTTAGACGGTTTTAGGTATCGTATTGCTTCTAATAAAATTACGCTCTTGTGGATAACCACTACTGCAAGTGATTTTGAAAGTGAAACTGTTATATCTATAGATTTTCAAGTGAAACCTTCTGTAGGTACAGGAAATAGAATTGATTTGCCTTTCTCTGTTAGTCCTGTTACATCTTTGGTTCAATCTGACAACTCTAGAGTTACTCCTAGTCTAACAGAAGCCTATATTGAAATTATTACTCCTACTGATATTCAAAATCAAACTACTTTATCTTTATACAACTCTCTACAAACAGCAATTGACGAAGCAAACCCAAGTGATATTCTGAAAATAGTAACCTATCGTAATTATGACGAAAATATAGTCATTGATAAAAATCTAACTTTCACTTCTGATGCAAATGCATATAATCAAATAGAAATCAATCAAATTAAAATAAATAATGGAAACAAACTCACAATTATAGGAAAAATGAGTGTTTCAGAATTGGTGCATTTAGAAGCAACTGGACAAATGGACGTAGAGGAAAATACAGAGTTTGCTTTACGTTCTAATTCAGAAAAAACAGCTATGGTCATTAATGAATCTGAAACGAATACAATTCAAGGCAAAATAGTTATGGAAAGGTATTTACCTACTCCTTCTACTATTCCTAATTCAAATAATGTTGGTTTTGATGGAACAAGCTATCGTTTGATTTCTTCTCCATTTTCAGATGCTACAATCGCTCAGTTCGAACCTTTTATGAATCTAGTTTTGAATACAAATTATAATACAGCTACTGAACCTGCTTATGTACGTCCGTACCCAACTTTTTTTCAATATGATGAAACAAATGCAGGAAAAAAAACAAGTCAGTTTTATGGTAATTTTATTTCTAATTACAAAGTTCCAAGTAATAATTCAGCTACTACCCTAGAAGTAGGAAAAGGATATCAAGTAAATATTGCTAATTCTCAAACACTAAAATTTAAAGGAAGTTTCAATAATGGAATTCAAACGCTCACAATTACAAATAGTGGAGGAACAGAAATGATAGCCCTTAATAAAGATGGTTTTAACTTGGTAGGAAATCCATTTCCATCTCCTTTAGACTGGGAAAAGGTAATTAGTAATGCAGGAAACAGTAATATTTCGAACACAATTTATTATGATATTCCGACAAGCCAATACGAAGGAACTTTTGCATATTATGTAGCAGGAACTGGAGTTAGTATTAATGGAGGAACAAAAGATATTGCTATCGGACAAGGTTTTTTTGTACAAGCAACTGCACCAATAGGAACATTAGAGTTGAAAAATGAAGACCGACCAACAACTTTTCAAGATGCTCGTTTTTTTAAAGTTGCACAGCAAAAAAACTTGAAAGAAGGGTTAATTAAATTATCTATTTCTAAAGGTGGAAAAACAGATGAAACAGCTATTTATTTTATAAAAGGTGCAACTCAAAACTTTGATTCAAAGTATGATGCTATTAAAATTCATAAAGCAAATAGTAATTTTTCTACACTTTATTCTTATGACAATAAAGACAAAGATTTTGCAATCAATGGACTTGACTTTTTTGATGAAAACATAACAATTCCTTTAGCTATTAATGTTGTTGAAGCTGGAGAGCATACAATTAGTGTAGAGGAAATAAAATACTTTCACTCATTGAGTGAGCTATACCTTTATGATTCACTTACCCAAACACTTCACGACTTAAAGCAAAATAAAGAATATGAATTTGTAACCGAAAAAGCAAATAATGCAAAGCGATTTACACTTCTTTTCAAAAAACCTTCAAACTCTGACTTTTATGAAATAGATAAACTAAGTATTTATCCAAATCCTTCACAAGAATTTGTATCTTTTAGTATTCAAAATAAAAATGGAGGAAAGCAAGTTATTTCTTTATACAATACTTTAGGTTTTATCGTCTATCAAGAAGTTTTTGATAAAAAAGAAAGGCTGTTGGAAGGAAAAATCGATTTGACAAAGTTTCCAAAGGGAATGTATATCATAGAATTAAAAAGTAATAATCAATGTATTACAAAAAAAATTATTAGAATTTAA
- a CDS encoding T9SS type A sorting domain-containing protein yields MKQIFQTFKLLVLACLFLGVSQNIFAQVTITSSIPVTQFTGCGALDVDCNQVSGSQNINTYKGDEIRWRVSNINESTRTVTFQAVKCNSTAFIGSGEFNIRSTICDAPWLGVGNNYASTTFNSGSILLTVSYTFPSNFTGSQTFKGVLESNVSDAFTHARTPDIVITVTNVAPEPCNTPTGTTEANITTTSAILNWDTMANRNDYTVQWREMGGTWQIVTTSTSSYRLDNLLTPSTTYQWRVRTNCTGNTSLYTANRTFTTDAACDIPTNTYEDNLTATSVSLDWSSVSSSNFYNVRHREQGTSSWIVDAPTSSNLPLSGLYQNTTYEWQVRSHCPSENSDYSPIRTFTTEVSCDIPTGTTENNITTSSADLDWNTISSANFYNLRHREQGTSSWIVDVPTSSNFSLTGLAANTTYEWQVRSDCGANESSYSFTRIFSTPPPCEALPAYSVSATEGNCNEVVLTIQDVFRQVPDRWVIMRDGTQIAVIPSNELEYTDTNLLDENIHTYEVFGQNSNCQNDLSSPVSTQGYAHLSNPFDINQAIRSGSMEASDGTFSDRIEVQLPALKRNYQYEIFRVNSSGVVELLVPTTIFFNDQVYYDNNVVVGEEYTYRARAYNDCMTPSNDYIIETGYAGSLQNNILEVSAVGLTNPVQNGGTVDVGSIEVGRTKDVPIYLINNNSTQLSISSTTLENPFYLANPITSATNIGIGGNYRLLTQFSPTSTGRFSKTLTIEYENQTFFITLTGEGTDRGTLDITPVNCTETFAFPNIEVGNTIEQEFVLTARGQPVTVQAVGLSAISSTFEFVGGVPSQTTLQVGESLSVRIVARPTSVGLHNGVLVIISNASAISCEIQLEVTATSPPPPTADLALKANDVTSNQNEVEQSYTLEGDNTPLASYLTFRVTYTGVTEIVVLPSLFAVSHRIVEIAPNVLELRAVVSSTSGSTFGLTSGDELLKVKVTRSSTAEDCIPAEITRVAAIDEDRNRLDIESENGTICKPTLADITVRVKTADGKPVNNTRVIVEGQTYTTNANGEVVLPHLLDTEFSALVEKDNFTTPHADFVEILDIAIANDLVIADEGEFSSFIKIAGDVNKDNENFLEDIDMIINAFFGDTFPWNDTPDWVFTTIDAATNPFSPRYAEGIPARTITENTTIEVTAIALGDLDFEYARPTDRIEILPLYVERKVEKLQNEEYKVSFITTNTADVEIFSARFEGEGKELTSQVFDLKHRSRENKLVVLGMDSNGKDRFVDENTILLSFITKNPDANVTSFEYVNENKIPYPILLKTDSEEGEERIDEIVIFPNPNKGNFFIQSPEVGFISITDATGRTIFETEIEAGKNQITIPNAAKGMYNLIISSPSFSTVKKIVIE; encoded by the coding sequence ATGAAACAGATATTTCAGACTTTTAAACTACTGGTTTTGGCTTGCCTTTTTTTGGGTGTTAGTCAGAATATTTTTGCTCAAGTTACTATTACCTCCTCTATTCCTGTTACTCAATTTACTGGCTGTGGAGCATTAGATGTAGATTGCAATCAAGTGAGTGGCTCTCAAAATATAAATACATATAAGGGAGATGAAATTCGCTGGCGAGTTTCTAATATCAATGAATCTACTCGAACAGTTACTTTTCAAGCAGTAAAATGTAATTCAACTGCATTTATTGGAAGTGGTGAATTCAATATTCGTTCTACAATCTGTGATGCTCCTTGGTTAGGAGTAGGAAATAACTATGCAAGCACTACATTTAATAGTGGTAGTATTCTACTTACAGTTAGTTATACATTTCCTTCTAATTTCACAGGTTCACAAACTTTCAAAGGAGTATTAGAATCTAATGTAAGTGATGCGTTTACTCATGCACGAACTCCTGATATTGTAATTACAGTTACTAATGTTGCGCCAGAACCTTGCAACACACCAACAGGAACAACAGAAGCAAATATTACTACTACCTCTGCCATCTTGAACTGGGATACTATGGCAAATCGTAATGATTATACTGTTCAGTGGAGAGAAATGGGAGGGACTTGGCAAATAGTTACAACTTCTACTAGTTCTTATAGATTAGATAATCTCCTCACACCAAGTACAACCTATCAATGGAGGGTGCGTACAAACTGTACAGGAAACACAAGTTTATATACTGCGAATAGAACTTTCACTACTGATGCAGCCTGTGATATTCCAACAAACACATACGAAGATAATCTTACAGCAACAAGTGTTAGTTTAGATTGGTCTAGTGTTTCTTCTTCAAACTTTTATAACGTACGTCACAGAGAACAGGGAACAAGTAGTTGGATAGTTGACGCTCCTACTAGTAGTAATCTACCTCTTAGTGGTCTTTACCAAAACACTACTTACGAATGGCAAGTAAGATCGCACTGTCCTTCTGAAAATAGCGATTATTCTCCTATTCGCACTTTCACAACCGAAGTATCTTGCGATATACCAACAGGAACAACAGAAAATAATATTACTACTTCTAGTGCTGATTTAGACTGGAATACTATTTCTTCTGCAAATTTTTATAATCTACGTCATAGAGAACAAGGAACAAGTAGTTGGATAGTTGATGTTCCTACTAGTAGTAATTTTTCTCTTACAGGGTTAGCTGCAAATACTACATATGAATGGCAAGTTCGTTCAGATTGTGGAGCAAATGAGAGTAGTTATTCTTTTACTCGTATTTTCTCAACGCCTCCTCCTTGTGAAGCTCTACCTGCTTATAGTGTATCAGCTACGGAGGGTAATTGTAATGAAGTAGTTTTGACTATTCAAGATGTATTCAGACAAGTACCTGATAGATGGGTAATTATGCGTGATGGAACTCAAATTGCTGTAATTCCTAGTAATGAATTAGAATATACAGACACTAACTTGCTAGATGAAAATATTCATACTTACGAAGTATTTGGACAAAACAGTAATTGCCAAAATGATCTATCCTCTCCTGTAAGTACACAAGGTTATGCACATTTATCAAATCCATTTGATATAAACCAAGCTATCCGAAGTGGAAGTATGGAAGCATCAGACGGTACGTTCAGCGACCGAATTGAAGTACAACTACCAGCTTTGAAACGAAACTATCAGTATGAAATATTTCGTGTTAATTCAAGTGGGGTTGTAGAGTTGCTTGTCCCTACCACTATATTTTTCAATGACCAAGTTTATTATGATAACAATGTAGTAGTAGGTGAAGAATATACATACAGAGCTAGAGCCTACAATGACTGTATGACACCTTCTAACGACTACATTATTGAAACAGGTTATGCAGGGTCTCTACAAAACAATATACTAGAGGTGTCTGCAGTTGGACTGACTAACCCAGTTCAAAATGGAGGTACTGTTGATGTAGGTTCTATCGAAGTAGGACGAACAAAAGATGTTCCTATTTATTTAATCAATAACAACTCCACACAGTTAAGTATTTCATCAACTACATTAGAAAATCCATTTTATTTAGCAAATCCTATCACAAGTGCTACAAATATTGGTATTGGTGGTAACTATCGTTTGCTCACACAGTTTTCTCCAACTAGCACAGGACGTTTTAGCAAAACATTGACTATTGAGTATGAAAACCAAACATTTTTTATTACATTAACAGGAGAAGGTACTGACAGAGGAACTTTGGATATTACTCCAGTAAACTGTACTGAAACATTTGCTTTTCCTAATATAGAAGTTGGAAATACAATCGAACAAGAGTTTGTCTTGACGGCTAGAGGTCAACCTGTTACAGTTCAAGCTGTAGGACTATCAGCTATATCAAGTACGTTTGAATTTGTAGGAGGAGTGCCAAGTCAAACTACCCTACAAGTGGGAGAAAGTTTGAGTGTTCGTATTGTAGCTCGTCCAACAAGCGTAGGTTTGCATAATGGAGTATTAGTTATTATAAGTAACGCAAGTGCAATTAGTTGTGAAATTCAACTAGAAGTAACAGCTACATCTCCTCCACCCCCAACAGCCGATTTAGCTTTGAAAGCAAACGATGTAACTTCTAATCAAAACGAAGTAGAACAGAGTTACACCCTAGAAGGAGATAACACGCCACTTGCTTCTTATCTTACATTTAGAGTTACTTATACTGGAGTTACCGAAATAGTGGTTTTGCCCTCTTTGTTTGCAGTCAGTCATAGAATCGTTGAAATAGCTCCTAATGTACTTGAGCTTAGAGCTGTTGTTTCTAGTACCAGTGGCTCTACTTTTGGTCTGACTTCTGGAGATGAATTACTAAAAGTGAAAGTAACACGAAGCAGTACAGCCGAAGATTGTATTCCAGCAGAAATTACTAGAGTAGCTGCCATTGACGAGGACAGAAATAGATTAGATATAGAATCAGAAAATGGAACAATTTGTAAGCCTACTTTAGCAGACATAACTGTAAGGGTAAAAACAGCTGATGGAAAGCCTGTAAACAATACAAGAGTGATTGTAGAAGGACAGACTTATACGACAAATGCAAACGGAGAAGTAGTTCTTCCTCACTTGCTTGATACAGAATTTTCAGCTTTAGTAGAAAAAGACAATTTTACTACTCCTCATGCAGACTTTGTAGAAATCCTTGATATTGCCATTGCAAATGACTTGGTTATTGCTGATGAGGGAGAATTCTCTTCGTTTATTAAAATTGCTGGGGATGTAAATAAAGATAATGAGAATTTTTTGGAAGACATAGATATGATTATCAATGCATTCTTTGGAGATACGTTTCCTTGGAATGATACTCCAGATTGGGTGTTTACTACCATTGATGCAGCTACAAATCCATTTTCGCCTCGTTATGCAGAAGGAATTCCTGCAAGAACAATTACAGAAAATACAACAATTGAAGTAACTGCAATTGCACTAGGTGATTTAGATTTTGAGTATGCTCGTCCGACAGATAGAATAGAAATATTGCCTCTTTATGTAGAACGTAAAGTGGAAAAACTGCAAAACGAAGAATACAAAGTTTCTTTCATTACTACCAATACAGCTGATGTAGAAATATTTTCTGCTCGTTTTGAGGGAGAAGGAAAAGAACTGACTTCGCAAGTATTTGATTTGAAACACAGAAGTAGAGAAAACAAACTTGTAGTTCTTGGTATGGATAGTAACGGCAAAGATAGATTTGTAGATGAAAATACAATCTTACTTTCTTTTATCACAAAGAATCCAGATGCTAATGTTACTTCTTTTGAATATGTCAATGAAAATAAAATTCCTTATCCGATTTTATTAAAAACAGATTCAGAAGAAGGAGAAGAAAGAATTGATGAAATTGTTATTTTCCCCAACCCAAATAAAGGGAATTTCTTTATCCAAAGTCCAGAAGTAGGTTTTATCTCTATTACAGATGCCACAGGACGTACTATTTTTGAAACAGAAATTGAAGCAGGAAAGAATCAAATTACTATTCCAAATGCAGCAAAAGGAATGTACAACTTGATTATCAGTTCTCCTTCTTTCTCTACTGTCAAAAAGATAGTGATAGAATAA
- a CDS encoding two-component regulator propeller domain-containing protein, which produces MRYLLLLLFVFSYGNIWGQKTVKPILIAQKGQFNVRGYERELNDITEIRCLHQDKEGILWLGTLYGLYFYDGYEIKPITRLFPKAIMSYVSAITEDKDGNIWYGNSKLHFYNKKQYSLEEIDLEEGNELLITKLFFINPNTLWVTTAKNGILSIDISNKNLSSTNFPIQDKKIHDVAYLTSDILWVATDSGLWEYSLKKKVFSQVKIDFLKEDLKVRDILKDNNQIWLATNQGLLKNSNNQWKLYSFNEQVEKKQNEKIDIDNITTIQQDQDGRLWMANYYEGISLFYPKENKFFNYTPTTSSHIDIKQRNYNDMLVDKLGHTWIATSSALYRIDANNITIRRFYRELDNSLTLSTLSSEQIWEIHEDSNKNIWVGTAHYKTSGLTQYDSNWNFVANYRPSEENSKNISGREIYAILEDRQNRLWVGTGLGINLFHPKTKTFSQFYPPNPSSSALIIWNIYQTKDDKLWFASYDGLQQFDYDKREFKIYRPDSTANSLANKVWLIYEDLKSDMWIGMYPNRLYRFDRKTETFEHMKFVDAKGKQINKIIPISIFEDKNKKLWLITMGEGIFYFDRTSNRWKPFLGNIPDKKCMTAVKDKKGRVWISANKETFLFIPEKEEIIRFNGRKMLSNGANAISGTLRENGEVVFGNHGEFVTFHPDSLMMDKNVDIYLKLLHVNAGRDSSNMELKGGLYNPQHLILEKGINSFTIEFTAIHYQEKEEVRLSYYLEGYSNDTLGISPDNKRISFINVPPGHYTLIIRAKDNIGGAEATLTLPVTIKAEFYQTWWFYALLISSMVISFFSLLTAFLIKSKKNVVIDKQKKEIEILQDSLEHDLDNDVLIIQRAGKFHIKDLLKKENQNLFENLQSSLLAIANYYVFINRLSRSKSNIEVKELLDDISMNILKKYNYESIIDVKTKSNLDAKIKGERSAIRKVVVCIAELIRNTLKYAFPKEFLENNQIKPTINIKLFKEEGSVFIVYTDNGKGFSEDLSKYSNKSALRNGRGLKILKDVSYEEDFIWKNREEGGILVQLKLKIDINKKGI; this is translated from the coding sequence ATGAGATACTTACTCTTATTATTATTCGTTTTTTCTTATGGAAATATATGGGGACAAAAAACTGTTAAACCTATCTTAATAGCTCAAAAAGGACAGTTCAATGTCAGAGGGTATGAAAGAGAACTAAATGATATCACAGAAATTCGTTGTTTGCATCAAGACAAGGAAGGTATTTTATGGCTGGGAACTCTTTATGGGTTGTACTTTTATGATGGTTATGAAATAAAGCCTATTACTAGACTGTTTCCAAAAGCTATAATGTCTTATGTAAGTGCGATTACAGAAGATAAAGATGGAAATATATGGTATGGAAACTCAAAATTACACTTTTACAATAAAAAACAATATTCTTTAGAAGAAATTGACCTAGAAGAGGGGAATGAATTATTAATTACTAAACTATTTTTCATTAATCCAAATACACTTTGGGTAACAACTGCAAAAAATGGCATTCTATCTATTGATATTTCAAACAAAAATCTAAGTTCTACTAATTTTCCAATTCAAGATAAAAAGATTCATGATGTAGCTTACCTAACTTCTGATATACTATGGGTGGCTACAGATAGTGGATTATGGGAATATAGTTTAAAAAAGAAGGTGTTCTCTCAAGTAAAAATAGATTTTCTAAAAGAGGACTTAAAAGTAAGAGACATTTTAAAAGATAATAACCAAATATGGTTAGCTACCAACCAAGGGCTTCTGAAAAATAGTAATAATCAATGGAAACTTTATTCTTTTAATGAACAAGTAGAAAAAAAACAGAATGAAAAGATAGACATCGACAATATAACAACTATACAACAAGACCAAGACGGGCGACTATGGATGGCGAACTATTATGAAGGTATAAGCTTGTTTTATCCAAAAGAAAATAAGTTTTTTAATTATACTCCTACAACTAGCTCTCATATAGATATAAAACAGAGAAATTATAATGATATGCTAGTAGACAAATTAGGTCATACATGGATAGCTACTAGTTCTGCTTTGTATCGTATTGATGCAAATAACATAACTATACGCAGATTCTACCGAGAACTAGATAACAGCCTTACTCTATCCACTCTTTCTTCTGAACAGATTTGGGAAATACATGAAGATAGCAATAAAAATATCTGGGTGGGAACAGCACACTACAAAACTTCTGGACTTACCCAGTATGATAGTAACTGGAATTTTGTCGCAAATTATCGTCCAAGTGAAGAGAATTCTAAAAACATTAGTGGGAGGGAGATTTATGCTATTTTAGAAGATAGGCAAAACAGATTATGGGTTGGTACAGGGCTTGGAATTAATTTATTTCATCCAAAAACCAAAACATTTAGTCAGTTTTATCCACCTAATCCGAGTTCGTCAGCTCTAATAATTTGGAACATCTATCAAACGAAAGATGACAAACTTTGGTTTGCCTCCTACGACGGACTCCAGCAATTTGACTATGATAAGAGAGAATTTAAAATTTACAGACCAGACTCTACAGCTAATAGTTTAGCAAACAAAGTATGGCTTATCTATGAAGACCTAAAAAGTGATATGTGGATAGGAATGTATCCAAATAGACTTTATCGTTTTGATAGAAAAACAGAAACCTTCGAACACATGAAGTTTGTAGATGCTAAGGGCAAACAAATAAATAAGATAATACCTATTTCTATTTTTGAAGATAAAAATAAAAAACTTTGGCTCATTACTATGGGAGAAGGAATATTCTATTTTGATAGAACTAGTAATCGATGGAAACCATTTTTAGGAAATATACCTGATAAAAAATGCATGACGGCAGTAAAAGACAAAAAAGGAAGAGTATGGATTAGTGCTAATAAAGAAACCTTTTTATTTATTCCTGAAAAAGAAGAAATTATTCGCTTTAATGGGCGAAAAATGCTTTCGAATGGAGCTAATGCTATTTCAGGAACATTACGTGAAAATGGGGAAGTAGTTTTCGGAAACCATGGAGAATTTGTAACTTTTCATCCAGATAGTCTCATGATGGATAAAAATGTAGATATTTATTTAAAACTTCTTCACGTAAATGCAGGTAGAGATAGCTCTAATATGGAACTGAAGGGAGGGCTTTATAATCCCCAACATCTGATTTTGGAAAAAGGTATCAACTCATTTACTATTGAATTTACAGCTATTCACTATCAAGAAAAAGAAGAAGTTAGGCTCTCCTACTATCTTGAGGGATATAGCAATGACACTTTAGGTATCAGTCCAGATAACAAAAGAATTTCATTCATTAATGTTCCTCCAGGACATTATACGCTTATTATTAGAGCTAAAGATAATATAGGTGGCGCAGAAGCAACTCTTACACTACCAGTAACTATAAAGGCAGAGTTTTATCAAACGTGGTGGTTTTATGCCCTGCTTATTTCTTCTATGGTAATAAGTTTCTTCTCGCTTCTTACTGCTTTTTTAATTAAAAGTAAAAAAAATGTAGTAATAGATAAACAAAAAAAAGAAATTGAAATTCTTCAAGATAGTTTAGAACACGATTTAGATAATGATGTATTAATTATTCAGAGAGCTGGAAAGTTTCATATTAAAGATTTATTAAAGAAGGAAAACCAAAATCTTTTTGAAAACTTGCAAAGCAGTTTGTTAGCCATTGCTAATTATTATGTCTTTATAAATAGATTGAGCAGAAGTAAAAGTAATATAGAAGTAAAAGAATTGCTTGATGATATATCTATGAATATTCTCAAAAAATATAATTATGAAAGTATAATTGATGTCAAAACAAAATCTAATTTGGATGCTAAAATAAAAGGAGAGCGTTCAGCAATTAGAAAAGTAGTTGTATGTATAGCCGAGCTTATCCGAAACACATTAAAATATGCTTTTCCAAAAGAGTTTTTAGAGAATAATCAAATAAAACCTACCATAAATATCAAGCTATTTAAAGAAGAAGGAAGTGTATTTATTGTTTATACAGATAATGGAAAAGGCTTTTCAGAAGATTTATCAAAATATTCTAATAAATCAGCATTAAGAAACGGAAGAGGTTTGAAAATACTAAAAGATGTTTCTTATGAAGAAGATTTTATATGGAAAAATAGAGAAGAAGGAGGAATACTTGTACAGCTAAAACTAAAAATAGATATAAATAAAAAGGGTATTTAG
- a CDS encoding DUF5522 domain-containing protein: protein MFEKPLSQIEKGDFYFNEEGLMVFTAQYHLKRGYCCKNICLNCPWDYKREKHKTKK, encoded by the coding sequence GTGTTCGAAAAACCATTGTCTCAAATAGAAAAAGGAGATTTTTACTTTAATGAAGAAGGATTGATGGTTTTTACAGCTCAGTATCATTTAAAAAGAGGATATTGTTGTAAAAATATATGTTTGAACTGTCCTTGGGATTATAAAAGAGAAAAACATAAAACTAAAAAATAA
- the egtD gene encoding L-histidine N(alpha)-methyltransferase yields MISSTPNSDTIDTLSTFEKDILEGLEATPKKLSSKYFYDDQGSKLFQTIMNLPEYYLTRSEYEIFESYKEQLHSQFSENIKTFNLIELGAGDGLKTQVLLSYFVEKATPFSYLPIDISAEALYQLKKRFTKTIPSLNFEGIEGEYFEALAQLKTKNSLAREDSTRNIVLFLGSNIGNFGNEQSLSFLKKLAQNLNQDDYLLLGFDLKKHPHIIKMAYDDASGVTKAFNLNLLRRINRELNANFNIEKFDFYSTYVPETGEVRSYIISGAKQEVILKKINKTIKFEWGETIHTEISRKYSASQMKEIAAEAGFEFVESYTDCKGYFTDMLLRVK; encoded by the coding sequence TTGATTTCTTCTACTCCAAACTCTGACACAATAGATACATTATCTACCTTCGAAAAAGATATTTTAGAAGGATTGGAAGCAACTCCCAAAAAATTATCTTCTAAATATTTTTATGATGATCAGGGGAGTAAACTATTTCAAACAATTATGAATTTGCCTGAGTATTATCTTACTCGTAGTGAATATGAAATTTTTGAATCCTACAAAGAACAACTGCATAGTCAGTTTTCAGAGAATATTAAAACTTTTAATTTAATAGAATTAGGAGCTGGAGACGGACTTAAAACACAAGTTTTATTATCTTATTTTGTAGAAAAGGCAACTCCTTTTAGCTATCTTCCTATTGATATTTCAGCAGAAGCTCTTTATCAACTCAAAAAAAGATTTACCAAAACAATTCCGTCTCTTAATTTTGAAGGTATAGAAGGAGAATATTTTGAGGCTTTGGCACAACTAAAAACTAAAAATAGTTTAGCTAGAGAAGATAGCACAAGAAATATTGTTCTATTTTTAGGTTCAAATATTGGAAATTTTGGAAATGAACAAAGTCTCAGTTTTCTGAAAAAATTAGCTCAAAATCTTAATCAAGATGATTATTTGCTTTTAGGATTTGATCTCAAAAAACATCCACACATTATCAAAATGGCGTATGATGATGCTAGTGGAGTAACAAAGGCATTCAACCTAAATCTTTTAAGGAGAATAAATAGAGAATTAAATGCAAATTTTAATATTGAAAAATTTGACTTCTATTCTACTTATGTTCCTGAGACAGGTGAAGTAAGAAGTTATATCATAAGTGGAGCAAAGCAAGAAGTAATCTTAAAAAAAATAAATAAAACTATTAAATTCGAATGGGGAGAAACTATCCATACCGAAATTTCTAGAAAATATAGTGCAAGTCAAATGAAGGAAATTGCAGCAGAAGCAGGTTTTGAGTTTGTAGAGTCTTATACAGATTGTAAAGGATATTTCACAGATATGCTTTTGCGAGTAAAATAA